The DNA window CGACGCGAAAAGAGCCATCATTCAATCGGTAGAAGAAATTAAAGACAAAACCGATTTGATTGTTTGTTTGTCTCATTTAGGCATTAAAGAGGATGAGTTATTGGCAGAACTTTGCCCGCAAATTAATATTATTTTAGGTGCGCATACTCATCATGTTTTTCATGATGGAAAATGGCAAGGTAATACATTACTTGGCGCTGCTGGGAAATTCGGATTTTTTGTTGGTCATATTACAGTAGAGAAGGATTTCAAAAAAACTTCTGCTCGATTAGTTGAAGTATCCAGACTATGCGAAGTTCAAGAAAAGTTCGATGAACATCTCATTGAACAAGGAAGAATTCAAATGAATGAACTTGTATTTCGGAGTGATAAAGAGTTGAAAGCAGAATGGTTCAAGGATTCAGAGCTTGCAACTTTATTTGGTGAAGCGATGATTGAATTTACAGGTGCTGATTGTGCACTATTCAATGCGGGAATATTTATGGAAGACTTACACGAAGGAGAAATGACACGTTATAACTTTCACAAGATGTTGCCACATCCCATCAATCCATGTGTCGTCGAGCTAAGTGGTGCAGAGCTAAAAGAAATTTATTTGCAATCCTTGAATTCTGAATGGCCTCAACTTGAGTTAAAAGGAATGGGATTCCGAGGAGCGGTGTTTGGCAAAATGATTCATTTAAATATGGAGCTTATTGATCGCCGTTTATATATAGGGGACCGAAGAGTTGTACATGATCAAATTTATCAGTTGGTTACATTAGACATGCTGACATTCGGCTATTTTTTCCCGAGTTTGAAAAGAGCTAGGAAAACATATTATATGCCAGAATTTCTACGTGACGTGTTTGGTCAATATTTTCGTAGTAAAGCATTAAAGTAGTAGAGGCGGTTAGAATAAACATTCAGTTGATATTAGCGTGAATTTGGGCTATGCTTAAAAGGAAAGTTATAATGGTGGGTAGAGGCTGCAAAACTGATCAGTAGGGTGCGCGAGTTTGACCGCGTTGAACGTATCTGAAAGGAAGTTTTGCCGAAATTTACTTCTTATGGTCATAAGAAGTAGGTTGGGGGCATTCTGAAAAAGAATGTCACT is part of the Planococcus sp. PAMC 21323 genome and encodes:
- a CDS encoding bifunctional metallophosphatase/5'-nucleotidase, with translation MSETIHIYHTNDLHSHFTNWPRIKSFLAERKRWHEEEGDVCLVLDIGDHVDRSHPYTEGTAGKGNVQLLNEANYDAVTIGNNEGITLSKDELDDLYVQAKFDVVVSNLFDLQGNRPKWAKPYKIIQTASGTRIGLIGATAEFTPFYRKLGWQITDAKRAIIQSVEEIKDKTDLIVCLSHLGIKEDELLAELCPQINIILGAHTHHVFHDGKWQGNTLLGAAGKFGFFVGHITVEKDFKKTSARLVEVSRLCEVQEKFDEHLIEQGRIQMNELVFRSDKELKAEWFKDSELATLFGEAMIEFTGADCALFNAGIFMEDLHEGEMTRYNFHKMLPHPINPCVVELSGAELKEIYLQSLNSEWPQLELKGMGFRGAVFGKMIHLNMELIDRRLYIGDRRVVHDQIYQLVTLDMLTFGYFFPSLKRARKTYYMPEFLRDVFGQYFRSKALK